A genomic stretch from Oncorhynchus tshawytscha isolate Ot180627B linkage group LG07, Otsh_v2.0, whole genome shotgun sequence includes:
- the LOC112254106 gene encoding uncharacterized protein LOC112254106 — protein sequence MARTYLSGSSLYGQMVLIKHSVPVIVVQSHCSCVAGSALVKETLLYQTVHYSQLNIPVAPPVDICLIWDLLCISETYANFSPLTAPLLIFPLSPVVPLVGSTFGPVQCGSVLSYQLPQPKTCEIVKIADAPSPPILPLDGYRLQASQCAYVLSHQEQFHLNALETTYKISHKVEVEHQLRKMRITSSLFREVCHVLGETSADHLAERMFKGSGIQTMEMKRGLAMEPVAVQEYCTLKIVNFFPCGFVVHQDAPWLGSSPDGIIFDSSVRPHFGLLEVKCPNVPSYVDCSYLKIQNGELMSLPEDTEWRAEVEEISCLLLAGAR from the exons ATGGCCAGGACTTACTTATCTGGGAGCTCCCTATACGGCCAG ATGGTGTTAATAAAGCACTCCGTACCAGTGATAGTGGTCCAAAGCCACTGCTCCTGTGTTGCAGGAAGTGCTCTGGTAAAGGAAACCCTTCTTTACCAGACAGTGCACTACTCTCAACTAAACATTCCTGTTGCACCACCAGTGGATATATGCCTGATATGGGACCTTCTCTGCATCTCAGAAACGTATGCCAACTTTTCTCCACTTACTGCCCCTCTTCTGATATTTCCATTGTCACCTGTTGTGCCCCTGGTTGGGTCCACCTTTGGGCCAGTGCAATGCGGCAGTGTTCTGTCCTATCAGCTTCCACAGCCAAAGACCTGTGAAATTGTAAAGATTGCCGATGCCCCTTCTCCACCAATACTTCCATTAGATGGCTACAGGCTTCAGGCTTCCCAGTGTGCTTACGTCCTTAGCCATCAGGAGCAGTTCCACCTCAATGCATTAGAGACAACCTACAAGATATCACACAAAGTCGAGGTTGAACATCAGCTCAGGAAAATGAGAATAACATCCTCTCTTTTCCGAGAGGTTTGCCATGTCCTGGGAGAGACCTCAGCTGACCACCTAGCTGAGCGGATGTTCAAGGGATCTGGTATACAGaccatggagatgaagagggggcTAGCCATGGAGCCAGTGGCTGTACAGGAGTACTGCACACTGAAGATTGTTAACTTCTTCCCGTGTGGCTTCGTAGTGCACCAAGATGCTCCGTGGTTAGGATCCTCTCCAGATGGCATCATATTTGATTCCAGTGTTAGACCACACTTTGGACTCTTAGAGGTGAAGTGCCCAAATGTACCAAGTTATGTTGACTGCTCTTACCTGAAGATACAGAATGGAGAACTGATGTCCTTACCTGaagatacagaatggagagctGAAGTTGAAGAGATCTCATGCTTACTACTGGCAGGTGCAAGGTGA